In Aegilops tauschii subsp. strangulata cultivar AL8/78 chromosome 3, Aet v6.0, whole genome shotgun sequence, one genomic interval encodes:
- the LOC109773324 gene encoding uncharacterized protein, whose protein sequence is MRNGSSSSCCSSSSSPAVFGSQAPSHGQQLVRSSSSCPRPMAELLQVTWLPASGGGGTGGLLHALASLSFLLLLAYLLLFLLAKLFARLHRARERRGRDKLTESNSGREDVAADHIVAGGERQQAADTLFWFDEAVFEDTALLGLGDEAKNHLLYTGAGGTAAQHCLEVAENSRAFHTAPPESTNRVSFAPREEEDHRVESDAATASATAAEEARVNVAVSVADDGVPVATDGYRQNIPVAASSSLPENDSVKGNLLEKQRSRGRDNDGDRPEDGRGVEEELEEKADGFPDVKRFVNSQALADTKKLQLDGGARLRPRREEEDGDSCRFGASTLTSESTSKSSVEWQSSTVTTGKDAYSDLFSSSSRRSSARWESYTLFRKYDEDMVYFHRVGAQKLTETESFRSIKCQPRSMSQRITHKLSMAAPRPKPRSAEAPAPAIGLRDPYPELERVYVAQICLTWEALNWNYTTFRRHNAGVGGTMMLEARCCPARVAQEFQQFQVLLYRFMENEPFEHGRRPEVYARMKNSSPKLLLVPEFREEEDEKDDLISAVQFLHILEESIRTFMAFLRADKRSHYQMFREMVRRRTSAGDQSIVITLKRTNKAKKSRLKDLSRPRRCLKRIKVREEEEVAVLLGLIDLKVVARVLRMPEITDQQLHWCEEKMGRLRVDPQQGTMERDPSPLFFPAH, encoded by the exons ATGCGTAATGGGAGCAGCAGCTCGtgttgctcttcttcttcttctccggcggTGTTTGGCTCGCAGGCTCCTTCTCATGGCCAGCAGCTTGTTAGGAGCTCCTCCTCCTGCCCTCGTCCCATGGCGGAGCTGCTGCAGGTGACGTGGCTGCCCGCGTCCGGCGGTGGCGGCACCGGCGGTCTCCTCCACGCCCTGGCCTCCCTCAGCTTTCTGCTCCTCCTCGCCTACCTCCTGCTCTTCCTCCTCGCCAAGCTCTTCGCTCGACTGCACCGCGCAAG GGAGCGTCGTGGCCGTGATAAACTTACAGAGAGTAACTCCGGGAGGGAGGACGTGGCCGCCGACCACATCGTCGCTGGAGGGGAGCGGCAGCAGGCGGCGGACACGTTGTTCTGGTTCGACGAGGCCGTGTTCGAGGACACTGCCCTGCTTGGCCTTGGCGACGAAGCAAAGAATCACCTTTTGTACACTGGTGCTGGTGGTACGGCTGCGCAACATTGCTTGGAGGTGGCGGAGAACAGCCGCGCCTTTCACACGGCCCCGCCGGAATCCACCAACCGCGTCTCATTCGCGCCGCGCGAGGAGGAGGACCACCGCGTCGAAAGTGATGCCGCCACTGCCAGTGCCACCGCGGCCGAAGAGGCCAGGGTTAACGTGGCCGTCTCCGTAGCCGACGACGGCGTCCCCGTGGCGACGGATGGGTATCGGCAGAATATTCCGGTCGCCGCGTCGTCGTCACTACCGGAGAATGATTCCGTTAAAGGCAATCTCCTAG AGAAGCAACGAAGCAGAGGAAGAGATAATGACGGTGATCGTCCTGAAGACGGGCGTGGAGTGGAAGAAGAGCTAGAGGAGAAGGCCGACGGCTTTCCGGACGTGAAGCGGTTCGTGAACAGCCAGGCGCTGGCCGACACGAAGAAGCTGCAGCTTGACGGCGGCGCCCGGCTGCGGCCGCggcgcgaggaggaggacggggacagCTGCCGGTTCGGCGCGTCGACGCTGACGAGCGAGTCGACGTCCAAGAGCTCGGTGGAGTGGCAGAGCTCGACGGTGACGACCGGCAAGGACGCCTACTCGGACCTCTTCTCGTCCTCGTCGCGCCGGAGCTCGGCGAGGTGGGAGTCCTACACGCTCTTCCGCAAGTACGACGAGGACATGGTCTACTTCCACCGCGTCGGCGCCCAGAAGCTCACCGAGACAG AGTCGTTCAGGTCGATCAAGTGCCAGCCGCGGTCGATGTCGCAGCGGATCACGCACAAGCTGTCCATGGCGGCGCCGAGGCCGAAGCCGAGGAGCGCGgaggcgccggcgccggcgatcGGGCTGCGCGACCCGTACCCGGAGCTGGAGCGGGTGTACGTGGCCCAGATCTGCCTCACGTGGGAGGCCCTCAACTGGAACTACACCACCTTCCGTCGCCACAACGCCGGCGTCGGCGGCACGATGATGCTGGAGGCGCGGTGCTGCCCGGCGCGCGTGGCGCAGGAGTTCCAACAGTTCCAGGTGCTGCTCTACCGGTTCATGGAGAACGAGCCCTTTGAGCATGGCCGCCGGCCCGAGGTCTACGCCCGGATGAAGAACTCCTCCCCGAAGCTGCTCCTCGTCCCAGAGTTCAGAG AGGAGGAGGACGAGAAGGACGACCTGATATCGGCGGTGCAGTTCCTGCACATCCTGGAGGAATCCATCAGGACGTTCATGGCGTTCCTCCGCGCCGACAAGCGGAGCCACTACCAGATGTTCAGGGAGATGGTGCGGCGGAGGACGAGCGCCGGCGACCAGTCGATCGTCATCACCCTCAAGAGAACCAACAAGGCC AAGAAGAGCCGGCTCAAGGACCTGAGCCGGCCGCGGCGGTGCCTGAAGCGGATCAaggtgcgggaggaggaggaggtggcggtgctgctggggctCATCGACCTCAAGGTGGTGGCCCGGGTGCTGCGCATGCCGGAGATCACGGACCAGCAGCTGCACTGGTGCGAGGAGAAGATGGGCCGGCTCAGGGTCGACCCGCAGCAGGGCACCATGGAGCGAGACCCCTCACCCCTCTTCTTCCCCGCGCACTGA
- the LOC109773335 gene encoding uncharacterized protein, giving the protein MAAAAGQVSSLQEWAGQATASDGGAASGRADLKRYFEVLGSGSSSKLNPSTRESVNVSAHATHQDQVSSVQVEHENLMQTEQVEEQTTDSLEAIVEENAEVHEVEDLPPTLEMMLDLLIYEWVQLDQLVALSPQIEMEDASGHNAFRKHVGGPCSIHNISKTACDDFKNQGASVKSKVTTYSKGSLVKYETRVDTSLGIVSYLALLGEPFRGHDESSTSLNKGNFLELLDWVKERIPEVKVAFDELCPKNAKMTSGKIQKILAKHCAQAVTKAIKEEMGDSLFSVLIDECRDISVKEQMAVVIRYLSKQGETIERFLGIKHVPDTTSASLKKALLEVFAKHGLVVARLRGQGYDGASNMRGEFNGLQKLIRDENPYAFYIHCFAHQLQLVVVAVSRCCKGVEDFFEYVTMIANLSTSSCKRKDKLLDKQKEVLLNKIKSGEMPMGRGKNQETSLVRPGDTRWGSHYTTLSRIESMWDAVIEVLGIVEDDVRVPCRAGRLVHQMETFSFVFILKMMLKILRMTNDLSLLLQKKDQNVVQAMSLVTDVRTRLINWRNNGWEPLLEDVKAFCTKNDIPIPNMDDIFTKWGNQEKVDETMSRLIIFSAWTPSMLP; this is encoded by the exons atggcggcggcggctggccaGGTCTCCAGCCTCCAGGAGTGGGCGGGGCAGGCAACGGCGAGTGACGGCGGGGCAGCCAGCGGCAGGGCAG ATTTGAAAAGATATTTTGAAGTGCTTGGTAGTGGCAGCAGCTCGAAATTGAATCCAAGTACTCGTGAAAGTGTCAATGTTTCGGCACATGCCACTCATCAAGATCAAGTGAGTTCGGTGCAAGTAGAGCATGAAAATTTGATGCAAACTGAACAAGTGGAAGAACAAACTACAGATtctcttgaagctatagtggaaGAGAATGCTGAAGTTCATGAAGTTGAAG ATTTGCCCCCAACATTAGAGATGATGTTAGATTTGCTTATATACGAATGGGTGCAACTCGACCAACTAGTTGCACTTTCCCCCCAAATAGAAATGGAAGATGCTTCCGGCCACAATG CATTCCGTAAACATGTTGGTGGGCCATGTAGCATCCACAATATTTCAAAAACAGCATGTGATGATTTTAAAAATCAAGGGGCAAGTGTGAAAAGTAAAGTTACAACTTACAGCAAAGGTTCACTAGTGAAGTATGAAACTCGTGTGGATACATCTTTGGGCATTGTAAGTTATCTAGCATTGCTAGGTGAACCATTTCGTGGACATGATGAATCCAGTACTTCTTTGAACAAGGGAAATTTTTTAGAGTTACTTGATTGGGTGAAAGAAAGAATTCCAGAAGTGAAGGTTGCATTTGATGAGCTATGCCCTAAGAATGCCAAAATGACTTCtggaaaaattcaaaaaatcctTGCTAAACATTGTGCACAAGCGGTCACCAAGGCAATCAAAGAAGAGATGGGTGATTCTCTTTTCTCTGTTCTTATTGATGAGTGCCGTGATATATCGGTGAAAGAACAAATGGCCGTGGTAATTAG GTATTTGAGCAAACAAGGAGAGACTATTGAACGCTTTTTAGGTATTAAGCATGTTCCGGACACAACATCTGCTTCTTTAAAGAAGGCATTATTGGAGGTTTTTGCTAAGCACGGTCTAGTTGTTGCACGACTACGAGGGCAAGGGTATGATGGGGCATCTAATATGAGAGGAGAATTCAATGGCCTTCAGAAGTTAATTCGAGATGAGAACCCATATGCTTTCTATATCCATTGCTTTGCCCACCAACTGCAGTTGGTAGTTGTTGCTGTTTCGAGATGCTGCAAGGGTGTTGAGGATTTTTTTGAATATGTGACCATGATTGCTAATCTCAGTACTTCATCTTGCAAGAGGAAGGATAAATTGCTTGACAAGCAAAAAGAGGTTCTTTTGAATAAGATTAAGAGTGGTGAGATGCCAATGGGAAGAGGGAAAAATCAAGAAACATCCTTGGTCAGACCTGGAGATACAAGATGGGGCTCTCATTACACAACCTTATCTCGCATTGAATCAATGTGGGATGCAGTCATAGAGGTTTTGGGCATTGTTGAGGATGATGTGCGTGTTCCATGTAGGGCGGGACGTTTGGTTCATCAAATGGAGACTTTTAGCTTTGTGTTCATCTTGAAGATGATGCTAAAAATCCTTCGCATGACAAATGATTTGTCTCTTCTATTGCAAAAGAAGGATCAAAATGTTGTTCAG GCAATGTCATTGGTTACAGATGTGAGAACACGTTTGATCAACTGGAGAAATAATGGTTGGGAGCCACTCTTGGAAGATGTCAAAGCCTTTTGCACCAAAAACGACATTCCGATACCAAATATGGATGACATCTTTACAAAGTGGGGAAATCAAGAAAAGGTGGACGAAACAATGTCACGGCTGATCATTTTTTCCGCGTGGACACCTTCTATGCTGCCATAG